From Bacillota bacterium:
TTCCATTCGAATTACCTCCTTGTGTTTTTTTGGAGGTCTTGACCTCCTACCTAGTAGCCTTGGGAGAAGGTCAAATCTGACGGTTTTTATATTCTTGTTCTAATTTCTTTATGGCTCGCTTTAATTTCTGAGTAATATTGTTTTCACTTACACCGATGGAACTGGCATATTCTCGAATCGACATACCGTCAATGCGTACTGCAATGAACATATCTGCCCAGTCCTGCTTTTTGCCAAGAACGGTGCGTATCCATTGGCAGACAGATTCGTACTCATCTTGGTGATTGCGCTCTATCTCCTGAGAGTTATCAGCGAAAGTATCCATGACATCTATTTCAACCTCATCATCTTTTCGATAAGGTGTCTTGGGATTACCAAGATGCCTATGGTAGCGACGCCAATGGTTGTATTCCTTGTTGTTCATGAGGTCGAACATTTCTTGTAGAGTCTCGCAGCGTTTCACCTCTGCCTTCTTTTCAGGCTTTGCTTCTGCAAGACGTTGTTCATAGTCGATTTCCAGCATGACGCTGTAATCTCCGTCTGGAATTTCAATTGTGGTGTAGTTCTTGTGACCGTTTTTGATGTTGTCTTCATATAAAACTCGAATCTTCATAAAGTATTCCTTTCCGCCTAG
This genomic window contains:
- a CDS encoding sigma-70 family RNA polymerase sigma factor → MKIRVLYEDNIKNGHKNYTTIEIPDGDYSVMLEIDYEQRLAEAKPEKKAEVKRCETLQEMFDLMNNKEYNHWRRYHRHLGNPKTPYRKDDEVEIDVMDTFADNSQEIERNHQDEYESVCQWIRTVLGKKQDWADMFIAVRIDGMSIREYASSIGVSENNITQKLKRAIKKLEQEYKNRQI